In the Corynebacterium kroppenstedtii genome, one interval contains:
- a CDS encoding bifunctional 3,4-dihydroxy-2-butanone-4-phosphate synthase/GTP cyclohydrolase II, with amino-acid sequence MYRGSIQLNTVDEAIRDIAAGKPVIVVDDEDRENEGDMIIAADRITATSLAFMVRYSSGYVCVGMTDDDADRCDLPPMVTRNQDKKSTAYTVTVDAAEGGTTGISATDRAHTIRLLASRDSGPGDFTRPGHVVPLRARPGGVLVRAGHTEAAVDLARLAHLNPAGALCEVVSEEDPTTMARGPELRRFADEHSLVMISIDQLIAYRRNTEQLVERVVETTLPTSYGRFTAIGYRSVIDGLEHVALVVGDPSDNGGEDVLVRVHSECLTGDVFGSRRCDCGDQLHQAMEEVYKEGRGVVLYMRGHEGRGIGLLNKLQAYKLQDDGYDTVDANIELGKPADAREYGTGSAILSDLGVKSMILLSNNPTKRAGLKGHGLRISGRRSIEVNVYPENLNYLRTKRDKMGHDLPSLNAWEAAHTPGHTEPSDNLHD; translated from the coding sequence ATGTACCGTGGGAGTATCCAGCTCAACACCGTTGACGAGGCTATCCGCGACATCGCAGCAGGCAAGCCAGTGATCGTCGTCGATGACGAGGATCGTGAAAACGAAGGCGATATGATCATCGCCGCTGACCGTATTACTGCGACGTCGCTCGCGTTCATGGTGCGGTATTCATCGGGGTATGTGTGTGTCGGAATGACTGACGACGACGCTGACCGGTGCGATCTCCCGCCCATGGTTACCCGAAACCAGGACAAGAAAAGCACAGCGTATACAGTCACAGTTGACGCGGCAGAAGGCGGAACCACCGGCATTTCAGCCACTGATCGTGCACACACCATTCGATTACTGGCGTCTCGTGATTCCGGGCCCGGGGATTTCACACGGCCTGGCCATGTGGTCCCTCTTCGAGCCCGACCGGGAGGAGTTCTTGTTCGTGCCGGGCATACCGAGGCTGCCGTTGATCTGGCGCGGCTTGCTCACCTCAATCCTGCCGGGGCACTCTGTGAGGTAGTGAGTGAAGAAGATCCCACTACCATGGCACGAGGACCCGAGCTACGTCGGTTCGCCGACGAGCATTCGCTCGTGATGATCTCCATCGACCAGCTCATTGCTTACCGACGGAACACGGAGCAACTCGTCGAACGCGTTGTGGAGACCACGCTTCCGACGTCGTATGGCCGTTTTACCGCCATCGGATATAGAAGCGTCATTGATGGACTAGAGCACGTAGCCCTCGTCGTCGGTGACCCTTCTGATAATGGTGGGGAAGATGTCCTCGTAAGAGTCCACTCTGAATGTCTCACCGGAGATGTTTTTGGCTCGCGCCGGTGTGACTGTGGCGATCAGCTCCATCAAGCAATGGAAGAGGTGTACAAGGAGGGACGCGGCGTCGTCCTATATATGCGTGGTCACGAGGGCCGGGGGATTGGTCTTCTGAACAAGTTGCAAGCCTATAAGCTGCAAGATGACGGTTATGACACTGTTGATGCCAATATTGAACTAGGTAAGCCAGCTGATGCTCGTGAATACGGGACCGGATCGGCAATATTGTCCGACCTCGGTGTCAAATCCATGATCCTCTTGTCCAATAATCCGACGAAACGAGCGGGGCTGAAGGGGCATGGCTTACGAATCAGTGGTCGTCGAAGTATTGAGGTCAATGTGTACCCCGAAAACCTCAACTATCTTCGCACTAAGCGTGACAAGATGGGTCACGATTTACCTAGTTTAAATGCGTGGGAGGCAGCTCACACCCCAGGGCACACCGAGCCTTCTGACAACCTGCACGATTAA
- the ribH gene encoding 6,7-dimethyl-8-ribityllumazine synthase: MSGEGSPTITIEPGSAHGLRVAIVVSEWNRDITNELASQARQAGETTGAEVTVIPVVGALEIPVVVKKATQAYDAVVALGCVIQGGTPHFDHVCNAVTYGLTKIAVETDIPVGNGVLTCTTHEQAVDRAGGPTAHENKGAEAMIAAIHTAQTLKKMKVD, from the coding sequence ATGAGTGGCGAGGGAAGCCCCACCATCACCATCGAACCCGGATCTGCACACGGACTCCGTGTCGCCATCGTTGTCTCGGAATGGAATCGAGACATTACCAATGAATTAGCATCTCAGGCACGACAAGCAGGGGAGACAACCGGGGCAGAGGTCACCGTCATTCCGGTTGTCGGTGCACTCGAAATCCCCGTCGTCGTCAAGAAAGCCACCCAAGCGTATGACGCGGTCGTAGCCCTGGGCTGTGTCATCCAAGGGGGAACGCCCCACTTTGACCACGTATGTAACGCGGTGACATATGGATTGACGAAAATTGCCGTGGAGACAGACATACCCGTGGGAAACGGTGTTCTTACTTGCACCACTCATGAACAAGCCGTCGACCGGGCTGGTGGCCCGACAGCGCATGAAAACAAAGGTGCTGAGGCCATGATTGCTGCCATTCATACTG